The Desulfurella sp. DNA window CAAAAGCTCAGCTTATTAGTACACCGCAAGATTTAAACATGGAAGATTCAGTTGCTATGAAAGATTTTCTTTCTTTGCTTGCAACAAGTAATAATTTAAAAAATAAGCCAATTGCCTATGCATTGAATATTTCAGAATGTATAGCAAGATATTTGACAATACCTATGGTAGATGAATCAGAAATTGAACAAGCTGTAATGTGGGAAGCAGAACAATATATTCCTTTTAAGCTAGATAAAGTAAATGTAAATTATCAAATTTTAAATGTTGACCAAAACAATAAGAATTATAAAGTATTAATTGTTGCAGCAAAAAAAGAAAAGATAGAGTTTTTAAAAGAGGTGTTTAGTAAAGCAAAATTAAAACTTGAGTGTATTGATGTTGATATATTTTCTACAATAAATACTTATTTAGAAAACACACCAGAAAAAAATAGGCTTGTATTTATACTAAACATTGGTGCAAAATCAACAAAATTGGCATTATTGGATGGAACTGAGCCTATTTATTTTAGTTATATTGATTTTAGTTTGGATTCAATTGTTCTAGATATTGCTAACAAACTTTCTATTTCAGAATCAGAAAGTTTAAATATGTT harbors:
- the pilM gene encoding type IV pilus biogenesis protein PilM, whose protein sequence is MAGKNLVGLDIGSKFTKIVQLKEKSGVKFLTKAQLISTPQDLNMEDSVAMKDFLSLLATSNNLKNKPIAYALNISECIARYLTIPMVDESEIEQAVMWEAEQYIPFKLDKVNVNYQILNVDQNNKNYKVLIVAAKKEKIEFLKEVFSKAKLKLECIDVDIFSTINTYLENTPEKNRLVFILNIGAKSTKLALLDGTEPIYFSYIDFSLDSIVLDIANKLSISESESLNMLLSKNKDPHLISIIESNLINLQNELSNVLNFNFSLLADRHIDNFVLAGGACSIDEIASYLATVFNMGVVKLNPFDTLTIQDPNFNMDNKYLFDVALGLALRKT